In Chlorocebus sabaeus isolate Y175 chromosome 19, mChlSab1.0.hap1, whole genome shotgun sequence, a single genomic region encodes these proteins:
- the CBY1 gene encoding protein chibby homolog 1 isoform X1 → MDKCQKHDVECEKPDANEDSLYNSVHVQWPETDPAKLPRLVLNSCAQAILLTWPPKVLGLQEKGALALLSSGQRCLSLGIRSVRRRHLLGSRPLSPTCILAGCADWPCLHRRRAGLNNKAVEAEHSFQASVSESVVSCSQRNRLPVSESVVSCSQRNRLQLDRSAREVELGLEYGSPTMNLAGQSLKFENGQWIAAFGVHCRIPLNGEGTG, encoded by the exons ATGGACAAATGTCAGAAACACGACGTTGAGTGTGAGAAGCCAGATGCAAACGAGGACTCACTGTACAATTCCGTGCATGTACAGTGGCCAG agacggatcctgctaagttgcccaggctggtcttgaactcctgtgctcaagcaatcctcctgacctggcctcccaaagtgctgggattacag GAGAAAGGAGCGTTGGCTTTGCTTTCATCAGGCCAAAGATGCCTTTCTTTGGGAATACGTTCAGTCCGAAGAAGACACCTCCTCGGAAGTCGGCCTCTCTCTCCAACCTGCATTCT AGCTGGCTGTGCAGATTGGCCATGTCTTCACAGAAGGCGAGCGGGGTTGAACAACAAGGCTGTGGAGGCTGAGCATTCATTCCAGGCTTCAGTCTCAGAGTCTGTTGTCTCCTGTTCCCAGCGAAACAGGCTTCCGGTCTCAGAATCTGTTGTCTCCTGTTCCCAGCGAAACAGGCTTCAG TTGGATCGGtcagcccgggaggtggagctgggctTGGAATACGGATCCCCCACTATGAACCTGGCAGGGCAAAGCCTGAAGTTTGAAAATGGCCAGTGGATAGCAG